A genomic segment from Antedon mediterranea chromosome 6, ecAntMedi1.1, whole genome shotgun sequence encodes:
- the LOC140052279 gene encoding receptor-type tyrosine-protein phosphatase alpha-like has product MSVRKLEDKQNDNGFTIKMFEIMLKNESDSERRVVHQYNCTAWPGDVIDTSAHLIEFTHSLRKAKKEFGVGPTLVYSTDCQRTGTVIVVNAILDMAEESSEIDVFNFVKETLSSCPHIRLKENQYAFIYEMILECLFCGATNISLAHFPDRYKEIQIKRSILGRPVIQEEINNIEALLSIQTQNDYTLRAKVSEPLLIGMDIEEDVVYSNTKSTNSYLVPRESTLTDFYNFWEMIYKYKSYTVVMLDAEDERIGSLVPKRKMTKGQFTVEVLSSEKIDCVLKRILKLTKGKEIPREICHLTFLDWPKESQKPSYLGYFKQFCDDVREVQRTNNRDDYVTVCSLDESRSGFFCAVDIIVRKMNANALVDVYHTVKRIKRVSSSLLDTENHYKLCYEIANICADDSCDIYESINL; this is encoded by the exons ATGTCTGTTCGAAAACTGGAAGATAAACAGAATGACAATGGTTTTACAATCAAAATGTTCGAAATTATGCTG AAAAATGAAAGTGATTCAGAGCGTCGTGTTGTCCATCAATATAACTGCACTGCATGGCCTGGAGATGTTATAGACACGTCTGCACATCTTATTGAGTTTACACACAGTTTAAGGAAAGCTAAGAAAGAATTTGGAGTTGGACCAACACTTGTGTATAG TACCGATTGCCAGAGAACCGGAACTGTCATCGTCGTAAACGCAATTCTCGATATGGCAGAAGAAAGCAGTGAGATTGATGTTTTCAACTTTGTCAAAGAAACACTTAGTAGCTGTCCTCATATTCGTTTGAAAGAG AACCAGTATGCATTTATCTATGAGATGATTTTGGAGTGTTTGTTTTGCGGAGCAACAAACATATCATTGGCACACTTCCCTGACCGGTACAAGGAAATACAAATCAAAAGAAGTATACTAGGAAGACCTGTTATTCAAGAAGAGATAAAT AACATTGAAGCTCTTCTATCAATCCAAACACAAAATGATTACACATTGCGAG cTAAGGTTTCTGAACCTCTATTGATTGGTATGGATATTGAAGAAGACGTTGTATATTCCAATACTAAAAGTACCAAC TCATATCTTGTACCACGGGAATCAACACTAACTGATTTTTATAATTTCTGGGAGATGATTTATAAATACAAGTCATATACAGTGGTGATGTTAGATGCAGAAGATGAG agAATTGGTTCACTTGTTCCTAAACGTAAGATGACAAAAGGTCAATTCACAGTTGAAGTTTTATCCTCTGAGAAGATTGATTGCGTTTTAAAACGAATACTTAAATTGACTaag ggCAAGGAAATTCCACGTGAGATATGTCACCTGACATTTCTGGACTGGCCTAAAGAATCACAGAAACCTTCATATCTTGGATACTTTAAACAATTCTGTGACGATGTCAGAGAAGTTCAACGAACTAATAACCGAGATGACTATGTTACAGTTTGTAGTTT GGACGAGAGCCGAAGTGGATTTTTCTGTGCAGTGGACATAATCGTTCGTAAGATGAATGCAAACGCGTTGGTTGATGTCTACCACACAGTGAAACGTATCAAACGCGTTTCTTCATCGCTGCTTGACACAGAG AATCATTACAAGTTGTGTTATGAAATTGCAAATATTTGCGCCGACGATTCATGTGACATTTATGAAAGCATAAATCTGTAA